In Panicum virgatum strain AP13 chromosome 5K, P.virgatum_v5, whole genome shotgun sequence, the genomic window TTGTTATATCCATGTATATGCATGCCCTGCCATGAAACCGTAATAGTCAAATAGAAAAGTTGAACCGATAAAGGATATCATCAGGCGAATCATGGGTAAATTCTTCTCCAATTTCTACGTCACAGCCGGAACTAGCAACTCAGTAGAACGAGTGTGGCTGAGCTGGTGCGCTTCTATGCCGCCCCATCACAGAACAGCACTGAGGAAGTATAAGTACAGGCAGACAGCTTTCCTtctggaaggaaaaaaaatactacGGAGTTTCAgcatctctctctctgcttCCATTTTACACGCAGCAAACTACAGTACACTGTTCTTGAAAATAAGCATCCCAAAAGATATACCACAAAGTTCCCAGGTGATGATGGAAGCAATTATACATGATCATAACACTTGCAACGAGGGAGTACAGGAACAACGAACAGGAGGAGGTCTGGCAAAGGTTATGACAGTAAGATTCACATATACCCAAATCTGCCACCCAATGGGACAAAATCTCAACATTTGCTTCGTATAAAAAAATTGAACGAAAAAAATGCACTACAGGTTTACAAATCACCTTAACCAAaccaacaaattaaaacttatCAAGTCTAGCAAGATTGTTGGCCTTCACTTTTAAACACGATTCATACAATAAGGACGCAAAAATATGGCCGAAGTGCCTTTGCTTGCAAATATTGGCAGCTTGCAACCACTTTTCCTTCAGAGAAACAACTGCACTCCAGAATTCTTGCTTAAAATTAGAGCAGCAGCCTACAGCAAGAAGAAAGGAATAAAGATAAAAAAATCAGTATAGTAGTTTGAAATTTCAGTTTCACACATAGTGTCATTTCTTCCTAAACTTAGATTTTTGTCCTTTTTTTCTGAGCTGTTCGAGGTACTTCATAATGTTATTGTCAAATGGATCTTAAAAAAAATGTAATTGTTATAGCAACAGTGATGAGGCAGTTTAATATAGTTTAATTGCAGATGTAGTAACTGATGCATTCCCAATTTTCCTAGATGGAAGACTCAATGCCATGGAACTAAAGACCATAATGCTGTAATAGAAGGGAACACATCAATACAAACAAGAACCATGCATCAAGAGGTCGAAAATTTGAACCCTGAAAAGCATCAATACAAAAGACTACAGAGTAAAGACAAATGTGGAACTTGGAAGTAAACGCTTTAAGACCACAATAAAATGATGGATCAATGCAAGTACAAACTGTTGTGCAACAGCTCAATAACAAGTGAAAACTCCTTATTTGCACAACAAGCAAGTATAACATAGCTGATCTATTAGTTCGCAATGTTTACATACCAGTTTTACAGAAGAGAAATAACATATctgttttcatttattttgttATTTAGTCAGTTGAGATAGTCTCAAGTTCTGTACCTGATTAACATGCAGCTATAGCTTTCAATACAAACAATAAATGATCTATCATATTCATTACTCTTTAGTCAACGTACATACACAGATAGAATGCAGCGACGCCCATCAACCATATCCAGCTGAGCTCTCAGGAAAGTTTCCAAATAAGCTACAgctttgccttttctttttctaaataTCACCTCCCAAATCTAAATTGCATGATATGCGATGTAATGTCAATGTGTCATCTATAGAATCATGCTATCGCTTGATCATTTAATGGCATGTCATATAAGCCCACCAACCTCAACAAGCACCAGTTTCACAACTGGTTTTACATGAATTTACTATTTGCAATATCGTAATTTTCAGTTTCTACCATTGTTAACTAGAACTTTTAGAAGAAGAAAATGAATCTTTGTATTTTGCAACTTTAAAATGGTCATATTAAAATCAAAAATGAAGTTGTTATAAAGTTAAATGCTCTATCAGAAACGGGTATGTGTGTGATTCTACTGTAGGCaagaagaaaataaagttaagGATGATGAAAGGAACACCCATGTTAATACCAGACATGATAGCCAAGAAAGGTTCCAAAGAATAAAATAGATTCATGACTAATGATAGTCAAATATCGCCTTGAAGGTTAATATAGTCCGGAACAGATTACCACAGTTATGGGTGCTTCACAGGGACTGTTCAGATCAAGCATGCTATTATCCTAGGGAATGAAGTTTTGTTCCTTGGATTATCCAGTTGAGTTTAGGGAAAATTGAAACTACAAGTGCTGCAGCATTGCTTGTGGTATTCCTTTGGATTTCTTTTCCCCCTAATAAGTTGTGCAGTCCCGTCAAAAGTACCTAAAATCCAAGGGGGTCTGGCCTGCACGCCATACCTATACCCATATAGTGCCAGGCAGGCGGTGGACTCATTTTTGGGTTAGGGAAGGGGAGAAGGGGCCTAAGCACGGCAGATGCCGTTTCTAGTTCCTATGATGCACTGGGAGCTTATAGACAGAAATGAATCGGTTTAAACAATCCCTTGTGGCTCCGATGGAAACTAGATCAACGCATCGTTGGGTCAAGAGAAGTTCCGATTGAAGTTCAATATGAATCTTTTGGGACTTATCATGAGATTTATGCCCGCTATCTGGTAGtgggaaatagaaaaaaaaagaaatccgtTCTATATACATTCGAACCACTCTTGGTCATATTTCTTTTTATAGATAAATAGAGGAAGTCATACAAGGATTTAGTCGGGCCTATTCATACACTATCTAAATAAGGAAGTTAGATTCGGCGATGCCCTTTCGGGGGGCATTCCGATTTCGTTAGTCCCATCTTTTTTGCCGCGCAAATCCAGATTGAGATTGAGGAAAGGGAGTAAATTAATTTTTCGAATCACTGACTCAAGTCCATTGTCGAATCCTACTCATAACAGACACAGAAATCAGTTCCCCAAACCTTATACCCATACCACCGTGTGTATGTACAGGGGATCAATTTAATAACAAAAATCGAGCCagcagagaaaaaaaataattctcAATCATGGTGATATTTTCATCCCTGAGAAACACTGGAAATCTAAATTCTATATTCCATCCACATCCTCAATGAACCAATACTATGCAGAAAGTATACATGTCTAATTTTCACCTCACCAGTCAACTCCTCTGCTGAATTCAGATTAGCACTAAACTCCACACATCCCATCTTACGGTTGTCCTTTCTGCTTTAGCTTGGATGCTCTAGAACTATGCCAGGGCAAGCTTAAACTGAAGTTGCGTTTCTAGGTTGGGTTATACTAGTCTAATAACACATCTTGGGCTATTGTTGTGCCAATTTTTTGAAGCAGGAATCGTGTGCCTCCCTATATGATTCAAGCAGAGCCATATTTGCCAAGATCGCGATACAGATTGTAGTAGGATCATAAAGGTTGCATAATGTGGATCCGAATTTGATAAGATCTGTCCTAGGTTCAAAGGACTGGTAAAAAAACATGGTCCTATATGCGACCCGAATTTGATAATGTGGATGATTAACACACACTAAAGAGAGCGCATGGATCCCGACTCGTCTCCAACAGACAGTGCGAGTAACTGAATGGCAGTGATTAATACGCACTATACTAAGGTAAAGGTTGCATTTTGGATGGTTTTTCTGTGAGTCTGAACCCGCTGGAATCATAGAAATGACGGCAGCAGGAGGCTGGGAGGAAATGCATGCAGTGGGTTTGATTTACCTTGAAaacttgtgtagctatttaccGGCCAATGCAGCTGAATCCCCTGCAGACTGCGAGCCATGCGGCGAagaggacggcgaggaggacgagatCCACGAGTATGACGATCCAGAGCTGTCGCCTCcaggcccaggcggcggcgcccccgtggtggtggcggtggcggtcccGCTTGGGCGTCCTCCGCGCGGCGAGCTCAGCGTCCCTCCTGGCCGCCTCCTCTGCCTCGGCCTCTGCGGCGGCGACGTCTTGCGCCTCGCGCGCGagcgccgcctcgtcgtcgGTGGGGAGCGGCAGGCGCATGGCGAGGCGCGGCATCTCGTCGCGCATCCTGTCCTCGGGGAGGCATCGCAGGCGGCGGAGGAAGAGCAGGAGTTGCGCGGCCGGGAGGTGCGGCGACCgggagacggcggcgagcgcgagcggggGCGCGAGGAGCAGCGcgtgggcgcggccggcggcggagtgggtgaggtggcggtggtgcggcggggcggcggcgacgagggcggcggcgagcggggggAGGTCGTCGGCGTCTGTGGGGAGCTCGGCGACGAGGTGGGTGTCGCGGAAGACGCAGGCGTAGAGCAGCGGGTGCGAGGCCGGGAGCATCCGAGGCAAGCGGGCCCcagggcgggggcggggagAGAGATCCGAGTGGGTgacgggggcgggggcggcgccggcgaggcggcgtggCGACTGCGATGCGCTGTCCCGCGCTGGAGGGAGGAAGGGGTCTGGGTATCGTGGTTGGCTCTGGCTCGGCTGGCTGATGCGCCGGGTCTGCGGTCTGCCTCTGTGTCTGGGTGCGTGTGCAGAGCTGCCTGCTCTTCTCTTTCTTCCCCCTCCCCACCCTGCCAAGATGGAGGAGATGAAGGGGGATGGCCGCGGATGGGACACACAACACAATCAAACACAGACTGGACTTGGTTCATTCCAGTTTTCAACAGTTTCAACGCGAAaagcttcttttcttttctccttttctttttggacGTCGGAGTATCTATCTATCGAGTGGTCCCGTTTAGTCGGcgaaaaattttaaattttagtactgtagcatatttcatttttatttgacaaataatatctaattatagataaattaggcttaaaaaattcatctcgtactaatcaattagactgtgtaattaattatttttttaactgcatttaatgtttcatgcatgtgtcggaAAATTCGATGGTAGTGtagaaatttttcaaaaaactAAAAAAGGCGAGAAATGGTGATGTTAGAGCTGACGACCgatcatttcttttcttttcttttgtttattctttaacATTTAGTAACTGAAAGAGTTCATCTCTATCTATTCCCCTAATTTGTAGTACCGATCTTACTTAATGTCAAACTTGTCGTGTGAGAAGGCGGAATAATGCCGTTGCGTTGAGATCTCGCAGCAACATGCATTGGTTTATTTATTATTCGTTTCCTTGGCCCTgaactccgcctatgctgactggaagactctctcttgagtcgtctcagcatagtcggtcccaagcccggataAAGGAAGAGGGTTGCGTTaagttttggcaaaccagcataaaaatagccactctaatggatttgaaacccacaagaaactcgttggggcgtaaccctcttagcgacgcgctacatcggaacccgggtgtggtgataaatgggcaagggccgggtcgccatccccccaagggcgcgtcgtatcatgacctgggtacgatgataagtgagcaagggtaaggtcgtcacctgaatggcgcgctacatctacgcccgggtgtagtgaaaaaagagcaagggtcttcgcacttccctcgacgggtgcgaagggtaaggaagctagccaagccaattaggattcgtataggtagctgaaacgtagggtccctaacgggtaagttgcgagagctagttgatgtagcaattaggagacgtgtaaatattctatgcgttcaggagactaaatggaagggccagaaggcgaaggaggttgaggatactggcttcaagctttggtacacgggagcaactccgggtaggaatgatgtaggcatcttgattgataggagccttaaggatggagtcgtagaggttagaaggcaaggcggccggattatcctaatccggttggtagttggagattcggttttgaatgtgatcagtgcctatgcccctcaggtaggccttagtgagagcaccaagatgcagttctagGAAGATCTAAATAGCATGGTTAgcaccgtgcctaccagcgaaaaactcttcataggaggagatctcaacggccatgtgggtgcgactaatgtagggttcgagcgagtgcacgggggttttgggtacggTAGCAGGAGtaaagagggggaggatgtgttgaacttcgcgttagcctacgacttgttgatagcgaataccgtgtttaagaagagggaatcccatcttgtgacgtttcgtagtggacaacactcgagccagatcgactttatccttgctaggagggaggatagccgtgattgcttagattgtaaggtgatacctggggagtgtgttgtccctcaacacaagcttgtggtggcggactttcgtcttcgggtacgtgtccaccgggacaaacgtgccaagattgcgagaacaaagtggtggaagcttagaggggaagcggcacaagcgtttaaggaaaggatgctaggtgatgggccttgggaagaaggagaagacgcagatgacatgtggctaaagatggcaacatgtgttcggaaggtggcctcagaggtgtttggcgtgagtaggggaggcaaacaggaggggaaagactcctggtggtggaatgacgaggtggaaagggctattaaggagaaggagtgtttcaagcgcctccaccttgacaagagtgcagacaacatcgagggctataaattagcgaagagggttgcaaagcgagctgtgaatgtagcaaaaggtaaggcgtatgatgacctgtatcagcggctaggcacgaaagaaggggagaaggacatttataggatggctaggatccgcgagcggaagacaagggacatcaaccaaatcaaatgcattaaggatgggacagatcgactgctagtgaaggatgaggatatcatggatagatggagagagtacttcgacaagttgtttaatggggagagtgagggccctacccttgagttagatgactcttttgacgataccaacagacgttttgtgaggagaattcaggaggtagagatcagggaggctttgaagaggatgaagggaggtaaatcgatgggccctgatggcatccccattgaggtgtggagatgcctaggagatagagcaatagtatggttaactaagtttTTTAATTTCATTTTTCGGTCagacaagatgccggaagaatggaggagaagtatattagtatctatcttcaaaaacaagggtgatgttcaaagttgtactaactaccatgAGATTAagttgatgagccatacgatgaagctttgggagagggttatcgagcatcgcctaagaagagtgacaagtgtgacccaaaaccaatttgggttcatgcctggaaggtcaaccatggaggcgattttcttaatacgacaattgatggagagatttagggaacagaagaaggacttgcacatggtcttcattgaccttgagaaggcatatgacaaagtaccgagaaatgtcatgtggtgggccttggagaagcacaaagtcccaactaagtgcATTTCCCttattaaggatatgtacaaggatgcttCGACGTTTGTcaggacatgtgatggcaacaccactgactttcctattaacataggcctacaccaggggtcagcattgagcccttatttatttgctttagtgatggatgaggtcacaagggatatacaaggtgagatcccttggtatatgctctttgctgatgatgtggtgctagttgacgagagtagggcaggggttaataggaagttagagctatggagacgcacgttagagtcgaaagggttcagacttagtaggaccaagaccgagtacatgatgtgcgatttcagcgcgactaggcatgagggggggagacgttagtctagatggacaagtggtggtccagaaggatacttttcagtatttaggattggtgctacaaaaggatggcgacattgatgaagatgttaggcatagaatttcagctggctggttgaaatggcggcaagcttctggcatcctttgtgacaagagggtgccacaaaaactaaaaggcaaattctataggacagcaattcgtccggcgatgctaaacggtgctgaatgttggcctaaaaaaaggcgacatgtccagcaactgagtgtagcagagatgcggatgttgcggtggttttgcgtgcacacaaggagggatagagtccggaacgaagttattcgggatagggtcggagtggcaccaattgaggagaaacttacccagcatcggctgagatggtttggacatgtccaacgaaagCCTCCTGAGGCACCGGTgtgtaatggggttcttgagcgggtcgataatgtaaataggggtagaggtagacctaaactgacgtgggatgagtcggttaagagagaccttaaggattggaatatctctaaagagatagttttgaataggagcgcttggagactagctatcaatgtgcctgaaccttaaacttatttctttcgggtttcatctctagtctaccccaacttgtttgggaaaaaaggttatgttgttgttgttccttGGCCCTGCATCCATGTGATGCTTGCTTGCTACTACTTGTTGCTCTGCTcattcaccgtgttcggcaggctggagctggagtggtgtgagagaaaaacactgttacctggctggtggctggagtctACTGGAGGCACTAGCctccagccgaacacggtgattgAGGTGCCTTGGGATTGGGAAGGATTGACCGACTGATTGCTCATTCATATCACATCCATAGAGTTTCACCCTCACAACTATTATCATCTATTAGCATTCGGACATTTACTAACATATTTGAGTGTTGGCTAAAATTTAGCCCACTCCATTAGCACTCCTATTTAGATGAACTAGCGCTAAGTTTAACACTTTCATCCATTAGCACTTGAATCCAAACAGAAGCTAAGATTATATGCAATACCCTAGAGATGGGAATGACTGTGCTGGAATGCCCCTAGCATACCTCCAAATTCTTTAGTTTTTTCAAGGTTATTATATATAATGTGCACAACTAAGGCTCCAACcaacatacatacatacatactcgaTGTACAATATACATATAGTGGATGCTactacatatacatacatatacccTATGTAGTAGTGTACTAGTTCAAATCTCTTGAATGAATGAACAAAAGGGATCGATGCAACGCAAGCTAATAAGCGATCCATCATATTGATGATTACATTGAAGAAAGAGGCCTAGGATGATGATCAGTGGtgattcagattcagattcagattgAGATTCAGTGGCAGAGCGGGCACATCATGAGTCCGTTCTCGTTGCACTTGGCGCACCTCTCCACCTGATCctgatggccgccgccgcctccctccaccaccaccagcttgCGGCGGCTGCCGCCGCACTCCCAGCACGGCACgaagcgcgcgccgccgcatccctcgCAGCCGCGGCCGTCCTTGGCGGCGCaggcctcgccgcgcgccttcACCCACCGCATCATCTCCCTCAGCCTGCCGGACTCGGCCAGCCTGACGcactcctccgcgccgcccacGTAGCGGCCCATCACGaacagccgcggcggcgccgccgcgccatcgcCGGCCAGCTCCCGCAGCTCGCGGAGGTACTCCccgtgcagcgagacgtcgcGCTCGTCCACCGCCCCcacgcccgccgcctccgcgcaggcctccaccacctcccgcGCGCGCTCGCAGTCCTCGAAGGTGCGCCGCACGCCGTGGAGCGTCGTCGTGTACAGCACtaccccgccgcccgccgcgcccggcggccgccgctcgggGCAGCCCTCGAACGGGTCGCGCCGCTTCCACCGAGGCGCGTTGCCGGCCTTGCTGCTGCTCTCGCGGTCGCGCATCAGGAAGGGGTTGTCCTTCaccacgcgccgccccgccagctccggcggcggcggcggcgacttctTGCCAACCTCCTCGtcgggcggcggctgcagcttcTGCTCCTGAGTTTGAGCATCTGCTgctggttcttcttcttccttgttcgtcttcttcttcttcttcttggccgTCTTCTTCTTGGGATCCGGTGGCTTATTGGTGTTGGAATCCAGCAGCATTTCCGGCTTCATGTCCTCCAGGGCCTTGCTGACCTCGGACCACGAGGCCGGGGCGAGCTCGTAGCCCTCGAGCTTTTCcaggagcgggagccggagcgGCACGAcgttcttcttctcttcctcgtcgtcatcctcatcggtttcttcctcctcttggtCGTCGTCTTCCTCATCGCCGGCTGCTTTGTTCTTGGCGATGAGCCAGGGTTCCTCGACGGCGCTGATATCGAAGACAGAGACGCTGGTGGGCGGCGGGCGGTAGGCGTCGGCCACAGCGACGTCCGCGCCGGCCTTGGAGCCCCAGCACCCCATACTCTACTCTAGCTAGCTCGATCTGTGGCTGTGGAGTGGAGTGGATGGAGAAGaatcgaagaagaagaagaagaagaccagaCGTAGGGGTTTGTGGTGGAGGTAAGCGCAGCTAGCAGAGTTTTTGAGTGGCTGCCTGGCTCTCTCATGATAAGATGACGACGATGCGTCAACGTCCAGCAGACAGCCCTCTCCATCCAACCTcctcctgcttcttcttctAAAAATTCCCTCCCGTTTGGACATCCGATTTACACAAACAAAATTCAGAGTGTATATACAATAATAaatgaaaaattcagacgccaGGGAAATTGAGATGTATACATACTTACAGGTTACAGTGCTTTCAACAAAACATTGCACAGTTACATATAATCAATCAATCAGTCAATCCCAGCAACCCAGGGCACTCTTTGCAACACAAAGATGAATTTTCCAAGCACTTGGCAACAACAttggagagaagagagaatcCAGCATTCCAGAGCACGCAAGCAGTGCTTAAACGTGGAGCAGAGCAGCACACAGATATTGACAAAACAAAACGACCCACAAGATAGCGATCCCGCAAACATGCAAACAAATTGGTTTTGCAAGCAGGAGGACGCTACCGTGCTTGTGGCCATATGATCCATCTGTCTGTCACTGATGCAGCCGACAACGTCCAAATCTGGCCCTATTGCTACCCTTGCATTTCGTTCAGGCCACAATTGTTATTTCTGGCTGCAACAATTTCGACTAAAattattcttcttcttttttcgctTTGCAGAGGCTGGCACTTGTATCACCAGAAAAGGCACAGTTTGAACATAGATACGAGGGGTTACATATTACCATGCATACCAATACCATAAACACTTCCCAAAACATTGGTCGCAACCGATAGGCACTAGCCTGCATTGGCGGGTGCTTC contains:
- the LOC120705462 gene encoding uncharacterized protein LOC120705462, translated to MLPASHPLLYACVFRDTHLVAELPTDADDLPPLAAALVAAAPPHHRHLTHSAAGRAHALLLAPPLALAAVSRSPHLPAAQLLLFLRRLRCLPEDRMRDEMPRLAMRLPLPTDDEAALAREAQDVAAAEAEAEEAARRDAELAARRTPKRDRHRHHHGGAAAWAWRRQLWIVILVDLVLLAVLFAAWLAVCRGFSCIGR
- the LOC120705461 gene encoding uncharacterized protein At3g28850-like, with amino-acid sequence MGCWGSKAGADVAVADAYRPPPTSVSVFDISAVEEPWLIAKNKAAGDEEDDDQEEEETDEDDDEEEKKNVVPLRLPLLEKLEGYELAPASWSEVSKALEDMKPEMLLDSNTNKPPDPKKKTAKKKKKKTNKEEEEPAADAQTQEQKLQPPPDEEVGKKSPPPPPELAGRRVVKDNPFLMRDRESSSKAGNAPRWKRRDPFEGCPERRPPGAAGGGVVLYTTTLHGVRRTFEDCERAREVVEACAEAAGVGAVDERDVSLHGEYLRELRELAGDGAAAPPRLFVMGRYVGGAEECVRLAESGRLREMMRWVKARGEACAAKDGRGCEGCGGARFVPCWECGGSRRKLVVVEGGGGGHQDQVERCAKCNENGLMMCPLCH